The window GCAACCATGTCACCCTCAGCGATTCTTTTGTGAACCTGAACATGGAAATCGGGGTAAATCGTACGAATATTTGTCATGTACTCCTTGAACGCTACGGCGCCCTCAATTTTCGGTGTGTGCCAACTATTGGGCAAGTGACGAACGAAGTCAGCAGCGATCATTTCGTCTATCAGATCCAGGTTGCCATTATTCCAGGCTTCGGCTGCAAAACGATCTGCCAGGGCTGCGTTCGTTTCAGCAGTTTTGTCCATTTGGGCGCAGGCGCTAAAGGCAAATAAAGCCCCTAAAAGAAAAATGAATATTTTTTTCATCGTTTCCTCCTCTTTCTGTTAAATGAATAAGTAAATTACTAAAAAATATAGTCA is drawn from candidate division KSB1 bacterium and contains these coding sequences:
- a CDS encoding ester cyclase, giving the protein MKKIFIFLLGALFAFSACAQMDKTAETNAALADRFAAEAWNNGNLDLIDEMIAADFVRHLPNSWHTPKIEGAVAFKEYMTNIRTIYPDFHVQVHKRIAEGDMVASSWTVTGTNKDLDKMISVRGMSMTRYADGKAAEEWVTWDTADMQDQLAAAEETTMK